TTTCAGCCTTTATCTGTTGGCTGATGATCAATTTTGAATTCAATTATTTTTTATGGATATGAGCGCAAATAAATTACTTTTTTTACTGACGTTGTTGTGTTTCCAAACCTCACTCACCTTTGCCCAGGAGCAAATCGAGATCGGGGACAGTCAATGGCGATTGTGGCCTGATAAGACCGCAGCATGGGAAAATGATGACTTGTTTTTACCCAACACTTTCAACATTGATGAGCTGCCCGTAAATGCGCCAACTTGCGGTTGGGCAGCGCTGAATCAACAAAAGGAAGCAGTGGAAGTGAGTCTGCCAACAACCGTTGAACAGCATTTCTGGGGGACCAATGGGCTCAAAGCCTACGAGGATGCCTATGGTTTTGAGACCGAAGACAAGCAGGTAAAAGACGGTCGTTATCTGGGCGTTTCCTGGTGGTCAAAATCCGTATTTATCCCTAAAAGTGCCAAAGGCAAAAAACTGATCCTGAATATCCGTGGTGCCCGTTTGCGTGCTGAAGTATATTTAAATCATCAGTTGGTGGGATATAATATCATCAGTGAGACTTCCTTTCAGTGTGATTTGAGCAAAGCATTTATCGCCGGACAAAATAATGAATTGGACATTCGGATCACCAACCCTGGTGGTCAGATGGATTGGATCGACCCAATCTTCTTGCAGTGGGGGAAATATTCTTTCCACCGTTCGCATGGATTTGGAGGAATTGACCGGGGAATGAGCATCGAAGTGCAGGACAAAAACATCCAAATGCAGGACCTTTATGTGCTGAATACTTCCGATTTGGATCAGGTAGATGTTTATGCTGTTTTACATAATGATACGGACAAAGCGATAAAGGGAGCAATAGAATATACCGTTTTTGATCAGGACGGGAAAGCCGTAAAAGCTTTCAAGAGTGATAAAATTACCATAGATCCGCAGCAAACGACAACGATCAAAGAGGCTTGTCAATTGGAAGGAGCTAAAATGTGGACCCTTGAAGATCCCAACCTGTATCAGGTGAAAGCGCAATTCAAGGCTAAAAAATCCAAACTCGCATACCGCACACAGACATTCGGTTTCCGTTGGTTCAATGCCGAAGGAATTGGTAAAGATGCTTATTTAAGCCTGAACCATCAGCGCATTCGTTTACTGAGTGCGATTTCTTGGGGCTACTGGGGATTGAATGGGCTGTTCCCATCGCATGAGTTGGCGAAAAAGGAAGTAATGGCAGCAAAAAATTTGGGGATGAACTGTCTACATTTCCACCGAAATATTGGACGCAAAGAAGTTTTTGATTTACAGGATTCACTCGGACTGCTTCGCATGATGGAGCCCGGAGGTGGACGTACGGCTTTGCAAAATGATTATAAACTGGACTGGGAGGGCGTAATTCCTGCATCACATGCCATCGATGTTTGGGGTAAAGACGGAGAAGCGGAAACCTTTGCCCAAAAATACATGGAGGCCAAAATCATTCAGATGATCCGTGATGCAAGAAGTCATCCGTCTTTGGTTGCTTACAACCTGCAAAATGAGGTCACTTTTGATTTGGCAAATCCTCGCATCTGGCATGTATTGCGAAGAATGCAACAAGAGGATCCAAGCCGGGTGATTACCCTGAAATCGGGCGTAAACCCTGAAGGACAGGTGACCTTCTTACCTTATACTGAAGCACCGATTTATGACAAGGGAGATGGTTTTGGAGGCTGGATTGATGAGCATACGGTTGGTGGCCCTGGTGTTTGGAAAGACGAACTTTATAAGTCAGACAAAGAATTTACACACCGAACAGAAATCAAAGATCAGATCGTCGTTTGGGGTGAAATGTTGGGTGCAGCGACGCCGGACAACGCCAAGATGATGATTGAATACATCAATGCGCATGGCGGAAAAAGTTATGATTTGATTGATCAGCAGGAGATGAACAAGGCTTATGGTGACTTCATCAAAAAGTGGGGATTTGAAGGCGCTTATGCCGATGCCGGAGAATTGTTCAAAGCCATTGGTCGCAAAAGCTATGAGTTCTGGGGTAAGGTTATCGAGACGGCAAAACTGTCGGATGAGAACGATGGATTTATCATGAACGGCTGGGAAAGTACAGCGATTGAAAACCACTCTGGCTTGGTGGACAATCAGCGCCGTCATAAATCGGATCCGGCTTTGGTAGCCAATCGGGTACAGGCTTTGCGTTCGACCATCCGCCTGAATCATCAGGCAGTGCAGGCTGGTGAGCAGTTCTTGGCTGATTTGTATTTGGTCAATGAATCACATCAGGCACACGCCAAGCAGGCGAAACTTGTTTTGCGCAAATCCAACAAGGTGGTATGGAGTAAGGATTTTTCTGTACCAACCTTCAAAAAGAATAAATTTGTCTATCCGATTGCCAAGCAAGTGGCATTGCCTGCAACCTTGGCGGAAGGAAAATATGAGCTTTCACTGGAAATCAGCGGATTGCCAACAACCGCTGTTGCGAATGAAAAGCTGACGGTTCTTGACTCAAAAATTAACTTCAATCCTGAGCACTACCGGGTAGGGATTGTGGGAAATAACCCAAGTCTGAAGGCATATATCCACGATCAATTCGGAATGGATGCTGAATATTATCAGCCAAAAAATCAGTATGACCTATTGATTTTGAGTGATGAAATTTTGATCGGTGGAGAAGCAAGAGGGGTGAAAGTACCCACGCCAATCGAAGGAACAGGAGATGATTATTTGTATCAGACAGAGGTCTATGGCGACACGCTCGATATGACCTTCACCGTTGAGGGATTGGCGAATGGACAGGCTGAGGTGACGCTGAAATATGCCGAGGTATATTGTAATGCACCAAAAACAAGAATGTTTGATGTAGCATTAAACGGCAAGGTGGTCGAGCATGATTTTGATCTTTTCACCGAAGGTGGATTTGCCCAGGCAATCGACCGTGAATACAAAGCCAATATTGTTGATGGAAAATTGGTGATTAATATCCCACGCATCAGCTGTAATATGGCGAAAATGTGTGCTTTCAAAGTGGTTGATGCTAATGGAAAAACACAGGCATTCAACCTTGGAGGCGAAGCATACACGGATGTGAAAGGTTTGAAATGGCAGCAGTATGTTGAGCAGACGGCTTTTGTTCCTTCTTTGGATTTCAGTGTGGAAGGTGTTGAACATTCTATTGATATTCCTTCGCTGTTTGCCAAAATAAAAGCAGGAACGCAAATGCTGATGATGCCTCTGAATGCCGGTGCAGTAGTGACCTACGGACAAATTTTGGAAGATGAGCAGGCGTTGACGTTCGACGGTCAGGTCGGAAATGCTTTGCAGGCGTGGATGGGATCATGGATCTTCACCAAGTCATCCGACTTGTTTAAGGATTTACCACAAAACACTGCCTTTGCCGGAGACTATCAAATCGGGGCAGTAGATGCCAACGGGATGATCATCAGTGGAAAAAATATTGCCGTCGATGCAGGTTATGCCAGAGATCATAACCGAAACATTGGAGCGGCATCCTTCTCCGTAAAAGTTGGAGATGGAACCATTGTCGTTCACAATTTCTACGGTTTGGGCAATATCGCCAAGCCAGAAGATGAGCGGATCAGTAAAGCATTTGCCAAGCAAATATTAGTAAATGCACTGAATTTACTATACAAGAATTATCCTAAAACAATAAGTGAAATATCTCAAGATTAAAATGTAATTAAATATCTATTTTCCAGCCCTTAAAGTTTGTTCTTTAAGGGCTGTTTTTGTGATAAAAGAAAAATATGTATATCTTTAAATGTTATATTTTTCTTTACATTTTTTATGAAAACACCTTTTCTCTGGCTCATATTAATTTTTAACTTGAGTTATGCTACAGCCTTTGCACAATGGCAATCCATTCCCTCCATTCATGGCGTTCAATCTACTGGCGAATTTCATTGGCCTGAAAAGCCTACTTATCAAAGTACACTTCCTTTTGATATTTCCCCTTTAATTATACCAGTATCTCCAAGTGCAGGGAAAAAGCCCACTATTCTTTATACCTATAAAGCTGATATCAAGGGTCAAGGATATGAAATTGAAATAAAAAATGCGACGATTGAAGTGTATTGTGCTGATCCTTCAGGGGCTTTCTATGCATTTCAAAGTATTCAACAACTTCAGCGACAGCCAGTAATATCATGTGGGAAGCTTGTCGATCATCCTTTTTACCAATGGAGAGGCCTTCATTTGGATGTTGCGCGTCATTTTTTTCCAGTTTCTTTTATTAAAGAATACATTGACTTAATGTCGCAATATAAATTGAACAAGTTACATCTTCATCTTACCGATGACCAAGCATGGCGACTTGAAATTAAAAAGTACCCTCTATTAACGGAAAAAGCAGCATTTCGAGAAAATACGGATCAATGGACTTTCTTTCCAAATGCGGTATCAGCCAGTACTCCTGAAACGGATGTTTATGGGGGATATTATTCTCAAGAGGATATCAAAGCACTTGTGGCATATGGACTTGAACGTGAGGTTGAAATTATTCCTGAGATTGAAATGCCAGGCCATTGTGCTTCGGTATTTTGGGCTTTCCCTTCGTTTTCATGTAAGGGGAAATCTTTTGAAAAAGACCCTTATAAATCTTTTGAATTTTCGGACCCTTTCTGCGCAGGAAATCCTGAGGTACAGGATTTTATCGCAGATGTAATTGAGGAGGTAAGTGCGCTTTTTCCTTCAAAATATATTCATATTGGCGGTGATGAAACCAAGCATTCATCATGGGATGATTGCCCTAAATGCCAAACATTCATGCATGATCATAATATAAATGATAGTGATGATTTGTATACCTATTTTATGGAAAATGCAGGCCGAAAAGTAAATGAAATGGGAAAACAGCCTTTGGCTTGGGATGAGGTAACAAATGGTGGTAAAATGAAAGACTTTCTAATTACCGCTTGGCAGGATAGCAGTGCTGTAAAACAAGTTATCGACAATGATTATAAAGCAGTTATTTGTAATAGTGATCTATTCTATTTTAATAAATATCAATTTAATGCAGCAGTAGAGGAGCAATCCGAAAAAGGTATCATTACTTTGAAAGATCTATTTGCTTTTACACAACCGGAAGGGTCGGAGAATATTTTAGGCTTAGAAGCCTGCCTATGGACAGAGTACGTTCGAACACCAGAAAAAGCTTATAAAATGTTGTTCCCTCGTTTATTGCCTTTTGCCGAAAAATGCTGGAATGGCGCAAAAGGTCGCTTAAGTTATTCCTTCATGAATAATATCGCCAATGAATTGCCCTATTTACAACAAAAAGGAATTCAGCCATTTATAGCACCTCCAACAGTACGAGGACGAGGGAATGATTTATCGCCCATATATTTCCAGAATACTATAGCGGTAGCTCTGCAAAATATTTATCCTGGCGCAGAAATTTTCTATCGAATTGGTGGGAAAAAGTCATTTTCCCGCTATCGTACACCAATTAATTTAAAGACTACAAACAATATACAGGTATTTGCTAAACTAAAGGGTAATCCCTCAATGTATAGTGACACATTGAATTATGAATTCCATAAGCTCAAGTATTTTTCGCGCCCTGTTTCGGTGGCGCAATATAGTCTAAAGCCAGGTCTTGAATGTAGTTACTATACGGATTCGATTAGTTCTCTTAAAGACTATGAGCCCAAAAACCGAAAATGGGTAACTACAAGCAGTAAAATCGAGATTCCTAATATTGTTCGTAAAGATGCATTTGTATTACGATACGAAGGGTACATTAAAGTGAATGCTACTGGAATACATAAATTTTTGCTGACCTCTGATGATGGGTCGATGCTTTATATCAATGATCAATTAGTGATTGATAATGATGGGGTGCATGCGCCAATACATAAGGAGAAATCACTATTGCTAAAAAAGGGGCTATATAAAATCAGAATCGATTATTTCGATTTAGCCTATGGAGAGCAGTTAGGACTTTCAATTTTCCCTAACGTTTCTTTTCATGTTTCTAATGAAAATTCATATTTATAATGTGGTAATTTACACATCATATAGATGTTAATAAATGATTATCATTTTATAAATTATAAAAATATGTGCAAGCGTTATTCCTTGAAATAATTTTCAATTTTATGAGTGGTGTTCGCACTTCTATTCGATTATCGTTATTGATCGAATAGAAGTGTTTTTTTTGGGGTAGGCTGTCGAAAATATGCAATCACCCCGATCAAAAATATTCGATAGCCTATTTTCAGGGAATTATATTATACTAAACCTTGGTTAATGAGCGGTGAATGTACGCTGCGCCTATTTGGACTAATAAGCCAAAGATTTAATCTGTGATATTCTACGTGATCATTGGTTAAAATTACAAGTCAGTTATTGAAAGTTGTTGCGTAGCGATGTGCCACAACATATAAAGTAAAGAAAAAAGGCCTGAGTATTTTGCTCAGGCCTTTCCTTTCAATCTCACCATGATCCACCCCAATAATCTACTTTTAAGGAGGGCGTGGGGTATATTTTTCAGCTCCGTTGGCTTAGCTCATAATTTAATTTATGCTAATTTATTGTCGCTTCGAGTTTCGCTGATAAATATTGTTTCGGACCAACACCAAATTCTTTCTTGAAACAACGGGCAAAATATTTCGGATCGTTGAAACCCACCGAATAGGCGACCTGAGCGGTTGAAAGCTTTTGACTCACCAGAATTTTTGCGGCTAAATTTAATCGACATTGGCGAACGAACTCATTCATCGATACGCCTAAGAGGGATTTCATTTTGCTGTACAACCACGACCTGCTTACTCCCAAATTCTCACAGAAAAAATCAATGCCCAAAGCGGAGTTTTCAATATTATCTTCGATTAACGCTTTTATATTATTAATAAATTCCTGATCCTTAGGATTGGCGTCGTTTAATGGCGTAATCCCTTCTTCAAAAATACTTTTATTTGAATGATCAATCATGCTCAACCGTTGATTGAGATAATTTTTGGCTTTCAGAAATAGCTCTTCTGCTTTAAAAGGTTTAGTGATATAATCTGAAGCGCCAGCTTCTAATCCAACAATTTTATCTTGCTCCGCATCTTTTGCCGTGATTAATATGATAGGGATATGGCAAGTTTTCTCATTTTCCTTCACCCTTCGACATAAGCTGATACCATCCATTTCAGGCATCATAATATCAGAAATGATCAAATGAGGGGGCTCTTTTTCAATCAATTTCAGGGCCTCTACGCCATTTTTTGCCTCAACAACAAAATAGAATTTTTCTAACTGGCTGTAAAGGAAATACCTCAGATCGGCATTGTCTTCAACGATCATTACTTTAGGTTTGGTGATGTTGTCTGCCATTTTCAAAACCTCATTATTGGCAATGACTGGTGTTAGCTGACTGTTGGCTTCTGGTGTATCAACAACTTCCTCATCAGACAGTAACACTGGAATATTGACTGTGAAAGTCGTTCCGTGATCATCAAATTGATCTTTGTATTTACTTTCAACACTAATATCTCCCCCCATTTTTTCAATCAGCTGTTTAACAATCGACAGCCCAATACCAGAACCAATGGCGTCTTCATCATTCTCAGATAAGCGGTAAAAACGGTTGAATATCTGATCAATTTTTTGCTCTGGAATACCATCTCCATTATCTGAGATAGAGACCTCGAGACCATCATTGGCCATTTTAGCAGTGAAAATAATGAGCCCACCTTCTTTAGTGTATTTAATGCTGTTATTCAGTAAGTTATAGATGATTTTGTTCACTACATCTAAATCATATTTGGCAGTTAACCCTTCCAATGTTGAATTGAAAATAATCTCGATTCTTTTCTGTAAAGCTAAATGTTTGAATGAATCATAAATCGTTTCAAAATGGTGACCAAGGTTATTTTTCTTTTCCTTAAAGGCAATTGCACCTCCATCAATTCTGGAAAGTTCCATAATCTGCTCTACCAAACTTAACAGCAACTTTGAATTTCGAGAGATAATCTTTAACAGGTTTCGATCAGGTACGGCGATAGCTTCCGAGTGTAACAATTCCTCAACAGGCCCCTGAATTAATGTGAGTGGCGTCCGAAATTCATGAGATACATTGGTGTAAAAGTCAGTCTTTATTTTATCAATATTTTTAAGTTGCTCCGACTGAAAATAAAGTTTCTCATAGGCGCTCGCATTGGTGATGGCAATCGAGGCATAAGAGGCTAAGTTGGAGAGCAGACTTAAATCTGTCTGTGTAAAGGCATTGAGTTTATTTGAAATCGCCACTAAAACCCCTAATGGTTTATCATTCCGGAAATTCAATGGCAAATAAACCCCGGAGGATTCTTTTTGCTCATATTTTCTGTCCGGATATCGGAGTAAATTCTGCGTATCGACACGCAGGTCATTACTGAAAATATACTGGTTACTGCGAACGACATAAGCAGACAATCGCGCCTCGGATTTAAGGTCAATTTGATCTTTAATCAACTCGTTAACATCTCCACGAACCCCCCAAAGTTCCAGCTGACCAGTTTTTTCGTTCACCTGACCAATCATCATTTCGTCGATGTCCACCAATTCAGAAATATTGCTGTAAATTTCCCCAAATACTCGATTTAGCTCTACGCTTGAAGTGATCTTCCGCCCCATTTTGGCCATCAGTTCAATGTTTCGTTTTTGCTGACGGAGTTCCTGTTGGCGATTTTGGAGTTCTGTATTCTGATTAATAACCACCTCTTGCTGGGTCTGCAATTCTTCATTAACTGCTAAAAGTTCAGAGTTCACCTCTTTGAGTTCCGCCGTTCTTTCCTTCACTGTTTTCTCTAAGTGGCGTTTACTCTTTTTAATCAGGTGAATATAGATGATGATAAAGGCGGCCATGGTTCCGAAAGCAATCAAAGTCAACAAAGTTTTGAACCAGGCCGACTGATACCAAGGAGGGGAGATGATCACCCGGTTTTCTTTGATCTTTCCCGACCAAATACCATCAGGGTTGGAGGCTTCCATCTGCAGGGTGTAGTCACCGGGTTCCAAAAAAGGATATTTGATGGTGTTTTCTCCATGGGCAGTATAATTCCAATGTTTATCCAGACCTTTGAGGCGATAGCGGTAGCGGATTTTTTGCGGCGCACGAAAATCAAGGGTAGATACACTTACGGCAAAGTTGTTGAAATTATAAGGCAGGTCGATCTCCTGATTTGCGTTCAGTTTATTATTTAATTCAGATCTTGAAATTGTACTTTGCCCATTATTGTCTTCTCCATTGATCTCGAAACCACTGATATAAGTCCGTGGGCTTGAAGTGTCTATTGATATGCTATTGGGGTTAAATTTAACAATGCCCATTCTATCACCAAAATAGAACATTCCATCCTGATCTTTGAAAAAAGCCCGTTCGTTGAACTCATTGGAAAGCAGTCCATCTTCCTCGTAGAAATTAACAAATCGGTTACTGTTTACATCTAATCGGCTGATGCCATTGTTGGTACTGACCCAAATATTCCCTTTGCGGTCTTCAAGGATGCCATGAAGAATATTGGAGGGCAATCCATCTTTCACCAAATAACTTTTTATCGTTTGGTTCAACGGACTATAGCGATTCAAGCCATAACGTGTAGCAATCCATATTTCCCCGTTTTGAGCCTCGTACATTTCTTTGATTTCATGGCTCGACAACCCTTGATCATTATATACAAAAGGAGTGATTCTGTATTCTTTCGGATCATAAATATAGATGCCCTCCTTCACCGATCCAATCCATATTTTACCATCCGAAGCCTCCATAAATGCATAATTCGAGGATTTAACATGGTCTGGGTTTTTGACCAATGCCTTTAGATTTTGAAAATAATTTTGGCCATTTTTCTTCACCATGATCCCACCAGTGATCGAAGCAAAGTAAGTGTCGCCGGCAGAGGTTGTCAGAATTGATCGCGGAGACCAGGGGCTGAATTTGGATGAGTCTTCGGGTAAGTGGATATTGTAATGGTGGAATTTGCCTGTTTTTATATTGAACTCAGAGACTTTCCCCTCAAAATATCCTACCCATAGTTTATCGTTTTTTACAGGGGTTCCAAAAACCCCCACCACGCTTGCTGGCACCGCATCGGCACCTTTTCCGCGCTTATACCTTTTGATGAGTTTAAAATTGGTATCGAAAATATCAAAAGATAGCTGCGTTCCTACATAAATCCGGTTGTCCTGTTTGTAAATGGCATGTACCATATGGTCGAAGTCAGGGAAATGACTCGGCCCATAACGCAAAAATGCGCGGCCATGCAGGTTGCATTTCATCAACCCTCCCTTGGAGGTACCAATCCACAGTACGCCACCTTTACTTTGATAAATAGAGGTGATTTTATTGGAGGAAAAACCATTAGACTGCAATTGGTTTTCATCAAATTCCATCAACTGATCATTATGGGGCTCATATTTATAAATACCCACATGATCCGTAGACCCTCCGGCCCAAATATTTCCCTGCTGGTCCTGAATCATTCGTCCGATCGTGGGCATACTGTATCCTTCGGTAATATTTTTGATTACCTTTCCCTGCTGATCAAGCTGAAACAAACCTTGATGCATTCCGAGGTAAATATCGCCATCATTAGCGATGATCAAACTCAATACCCCTTGATTACGGATGTGCTCTACCTGATTTTTGCCTGTAAGAATTCCCTTGAAAGAGGTGAAATTGAGCGACTGGTCCATCGTAAATCGATACAAGCCATTGGCTTTCGTCCCGGCCCAATATGTATTTTGGCTATCTTTTAATAGTACAGTAATTTGTTTACTGTGCAGGTGCTCTTTTATTTGGGTGATTTTGTTTGTCTTTAGGTCAAGTAGATTGAGTCCCTTTGTGGTACCAATCCATAATTTATCCTTTCCTTCCAAAAACAAACAGGTGGTAATTTGATCACTCAATCCATTGGCACTTTTATAATATCGAGTAACTTTCAGACTATTGATGTCAATCTTATTCAGCCCATTCATGGTACACATCCATACATTACCATCCGGTGTTTCCTGCATGGATTTTTGCTCCGTGTAGGTCTGATAAGGAGAGAGATCATTACTGATTGTGGTCGAGTCGTCGGGATCGTGGTTGAAGTTCATGAAATCCTCGGAAGTAGGATTGTACATGCTGATTCCCCCGTTTCTGAAGCGCACCCAAAGTTGATTCTTTCTGTCGACTAACAGTTCAGTTACCCATGAACTCTGAATGCTCTTTGGATCTTCTTTGTTGGGTTTAAAGACTTTGAACTTGTATCCGTCATAGCGTAAGAGACCATCCTGAGTACCGTACCACATATAACCGGTGTGGTCCTGAATGATATTGGTGATCAAAGAATGAGAGAGCCCGTCTTTTCTGGTGAGGGTCTCAAAGTTGATATTTTCTGCCTGAGCTGCGCCTATGGTTAATAAAAAAACGAGCGCGAAAAGGTGTAAAAATCTTCTCATATAATAGTGTCAAAAAAGTGTGAAGAGTAAAAAAAATTATTGGGGATCCTGCTTCATTACAATAATAGGCATGAAAATGAAGATTTTTACCATTTCCATGGTGGATTGTTGATTTTTCACCCTTTTCAAGAGATCTGTCACAGTTTTTGGAATTATTTTTCCTCCTCCAA
This genomic interval from Persicobacter psychrovividus contains the following:
- a CDS encoding hybrid sensor histidine kinase/response regulator transcription factor, with product MRRFLHLFALVFLLTIGAAQAENINFETLTRKDGLSHSLITNIIQDHTGYMWYGTQDGLLRYDGYKFKVFKPNKEDPKSIQSSWVTELLVDRKNQLWVRFRNGGISMYNPTSEDFMNFNHDPDDSTTISNDLSPYQTYTEQKSMQETPDGNVWMCTMNGLNKIDINSLKVTRYYKSANGLSDQITTCLFLEGKDKLWIGTTKGLNLLDLKTNKITQIKEHLHSKQITVLLKDSQNTYWAGTKANGLYRFTMDQSLNFTSFKGILTGKNQVEHIRNQGVLSLIIANDGDIYLGMHQGLFQLDQQGKVIKNITEGYSMPTIGRMIQDQQGNIWAGGSTDHVGIYKYEPHNDQLMEFDENQLQSNGFSSNKITSIYQSKGGVLWIGTSKGGLMKCNLHGRAFLRYGPSHFPDFDHMVHAIYKQDNRIYVGTQLSFDIFDTNFKLIKRYKRGKGADAVPASVVGVFGTPVKNDKLWVGYFEGKVSEFNIKTGKFHHYNIHLPEDSSKFSPWSPRSILTTSAGDTYFASITGGIMVKKNGQNYFQNLKALVKNPDHVKSSNYAFMEASDGKIWIGSVKEGIYIYDPKEYRITPFVYNDQGLSSHEIKEMYEAQNGEIWIATRYGLNRYSPLNQTIKSYLVKDGLPSNILHGILEDRKGNIWVSTNNGISRLDVNSNRFVNFYEEDGLLSNEFNERAFFKDQDGMFYFGDRMGIVKFNPNSISIDTSSPRTYISGFEINGEDNNGQSTISRSELNNKLNANQEIDLPYNFNNFAVSVSTLDFRAPQKIRYRYRLKGLDKHWNYTAHGENTIKYPFLEPGDYTLQMEASNPDGIWSGKIKENRVIISPPWYQSAWFKTLLTLIAFGTMAAFIIIYIHLIKKSKRHLEKTVKERTAELKEVNSELLAVNEELQTQQEVVINQNTELQNRQQELRQQKRNIELMAKMGRKITSSVELNRVFGEIYSNISELVDIDEMMIGQVNEKTGQLELWGVRGDVNELIKDQIDLKSEARLSAYVVRSNQYIFSNDLRVDTQNLLRYPDRKYEQKESSGVYLPLNFRNDKPLGVLVAISNKLNAFTQTDLSLLSNLASYASIAITNASAYEKLYFQSEQLKNIDKIKTDFYTNVSHEFRTPLTLIQGPVEELLHSEAIAVPDRNLLKIISRNSKLLLSLVEQIMELSRIDGGAIAFKEKKNNLGHHFETIYDSFKHLALQKRIEIIFNSTLEGLTAKYDLDVVNKIIYNLLNNSIKYTKEGGLIIFTAKMANDGLEVSISDNGDGIPEQKIDQIFNRFYRLSENDEDAIGSGIGLSIVKQLIEKMGGDISVESKYKDQFDDHGTTFTVNIPVLLSDEEVVDTPEANSQLTPVIANNEVLKMADNITKPKVMIVEDNADLRYFLYSQLEKFYFVVEAKNGVEALKLIEKEPPHLIISDIMMPEMDGISLCRRVKENEKTCHIPIILITAKDAEQDKIVGLEAGASDYITKPFKAEELFLKAKNYLNQRLSMIDHSNKSIFEEGITPLNDANPKDQEFINNIKALIEDNIENSALGIDFFCENLGVSRSWLYSKMKSLLGVSMNEFVRQCRLNLAAKILVSQKLSTAQVAYSVGFNDPKYFARCFKKEFGVGPKQYLSAKLEATIN
- a CDS encoding family 20 glycosylhydrolase — protein: MKTPFLWLILIFNLSYATAFAQWQSIPSIHGVQSTGEFHWPEKPTYQSTLPFDISPLIIPVSPSAGKKPTILYTYKADIKGQGYEIEIKNATIEVYCADPSGAFYAFQSIQQLQRQPVISCGKLVDHPFYQWRGLHLDVARHFFPVSFIKEYIDLMSQYKLNKLHLHLTDDQAWRLEIKKYPLLTEKAAFRENTDQWTFFPNAVSASTPETDVYGGYYSQEDIKALVAYGLEREVEIIPEIEMPGHCASVFWAFPSFSCKGKSFEKDPYKSFEFSDPFCAGNPEVQDFIADVIEEVSALFPSKYIHIGGDETKHSSWDDCPKCQTFMHDHNINDSDDLYTYFMENAGRKVNEMGKQPLAWDEVTNGGKMKDFLITAWQDSSAVKQVIDNDYKAVICNSDLFYFNKYQFNAAVEEQSEKGIITLKDLFAFTQPEGSENILGLEACLWTEYVRTPEKAYKMLFPRLLPFAEKCWNGAKGRLSYSFMNNIANELPYLQQKGIQPFIAPPTVRGRGNDLSPIYFQNTIAVALQNIYPGAEIFYRIGGKKSFSRYRTPINLKTTNNIQVFAKLKGNPSMYSDTLNYEFHKLKYFSRPVSVAQYSLKPGLECSYYTDSISSLKDYEPKNRKWVTTSSKIEIPNIVRKDAFVLRYEGYIKVNATGIHKFLLTSDDGSMLYINDQLVIDNDGVHAPIHKEKSLLLKKGLYKIRIDYFDLAYGEQLGLSIFPNVSFHVSNENSYL
- a CDS encoding malectin domain-containing carbohydrate-binding protein, yielding MSANKLLFLLTLLCFQTSLTFAQEQIEIGDSQWRLWPDKTAAWENDDLFLPNTFNIDELPVNAPTCGWAALNQQKEAVEVSLPTTVEQHFWGTNGLKAYEDAYGFETEDKQVKDGRYLGVSWWSKSVFIPKSAKGKKLILNIRGARLRAEVYLNHQLVGYNIISETSFQCDLSKAFIAGQNNELDIRITNPGGQMDWIDPIFLQWGKYSFHRSHGFGGIDRGMSIEVQDKNIQMQDLYVLNTSDLDQVDVYAVLHNDTDKAIKGAIEYTVFDQDGKAVKAFKSDKITIDPQQTTTIKEACQLEGAKMWTLEDPNLYQVKAQFKAKKSKLAYRTQTFGFRWFNAEGIGKDAYLSLNHQRIRLLSAISWGYWGLNGLFPSHELAKKEVMAAKNLGMNCLHFHRNIGRKEVFDLQDSLGLLRMMEPGGGRTALQNDYKLDWEGVIPASHAIDVWGKDGEAETFAQKYMEAKIIQMIRDARSHPSLVAYNLQNEVTFDLANPRIWHVLRRMQQEDPSRVITLKSGVNPEGQVTFLPYTEAPIYDKGDGFGGWIDEHTVGGPGVWKDELYKSDKEFTHRTEIKDQIVVWGEMLGAATPDNAKMMIEYINAHGGKSYDLIDQQEMNKAYGDFIKKWGFEGAYADAGELFKAIGRKSYEFWGKVIETAKLSDENDGFIMNGWESTAIENHSGLVDNQRRHKSDPALVANRVQALRSTIRLNHQAVQAGEQFLADLYLVNESHQAHAKQAKLVLRKSNKVVWSKDFSVPTFKKNKFVYPIAKQVALPATLAEGKYELSLEISGLPTTAVANEKLTVLDSKINFNPEHYRVGIVGNNPSLKAYIHDQFGMDAEYYQPKNQYDLLILSDEILIGGEARGVKVPTPIEGTGDDYLYQTEVYGDTLDMTFTVEGLANGQAEVTLKYAEVYCNAPKTRMFDVALNGKVVEHDFDLFTEGGFAQAIDREYKANIVDGKLVINIPRISCNMAKMCAFKVVDANGKTQAFNLGGEAYTDVKGLKWQQYVEQTAFVPSLDFSVEGVEHSIDIPSLFAKIKAGTQMLMMPLNAGAVVTYGQILEDEQALTFDGQVGNALQAWMGSWIFTKSSDLFKDLPQNTAFAGDYQIGAVDANGMIISGKNIAVDAGYARDHNRNIGAASFSVKVGDGTIVVHNFYGLGNIAKPEDERISKAFAKQILVNALNLLYKNYPKTISEISQD